TCAGACTGATTGCCAGTTACGCCATTAAGCATTGGAGTTGTCCGTTGTTAATGATGGGTATGGTTTATTGTAGCTTTGCAATTTGGAGCAATGAGTTGCTCACTTTACGGATTTATCCTGCTATCGCTAATGCGGCGATGTTGTTGCTATTTTCATGGAGCTTACTGTCGCCGCCGAGTTTGGTTGAACGCCTGGCCAGAATTCAGCATCCCGATTTGCCGCCGGAAGGCATTATTTATACGCGGCGGGTTACCCAGATCTGGTGTGTATTTTTTATTGTCAATGGGAGTATTGCCTTGGCAACAGCGCTGTGGAGCAGTTTTGAAGTCTGGAGTTTATATAACGGTTTTATTGCCTACGTGTTAATGGGTATTTTATTCATAGGGGAATATATAGTCAGGATGAAAACCCGTAAACATGTCAAATGAAAATATTGCCTTGTCAGACTGCGTGCTGATAAGAAGGGATTTTACTACTCCAATTGCCTTTCATGCCGGGCGTTATTATCATGCTGATGATTTTTATGCGGCGGTAAAGTATTGGGTCAGGCAACTGCAAGCCCAACCATTTCAGCGTTATGCCTTATTTACCGAAGATGCCTATCCTTTTTCCGTGTTGTTATTCGCGTTGTTTCATGCCGGAAAGCAGGTCTGGATTGCCGGCAATAACCGGCCCGGTACTGCGCAGCAACTTCAGCAACACGATTGCCGATTAATAGGTGATTGGAATAAAGGTAAACTGTTTGATTATTATTTGACGGCAACAGATGCTTTGGCTTTGTCATTATCACCATTAAACCTCGAAGAAACTCAACTGGTGATTTTTACGTCCGGCTCTACCGGGCAACCAAAACCGATAGAAAAGCATTTGATTCAATTCCAGCTTGAAATCACTGCGCTGGAAAAGCAGTGGGGAAAGCTTCTTGGGTCTGCCGAGATTTTGGCAACAGTCAGTCATCAGCATATTTACGGCCTGCTATTTCGTATTTTATGGCCGTTATCGACAGGCCGATGTTTTCACAGTCCGATTTATATTAATCCTGAAACGCTGGTCAATGCTATTCAGACGGGTGCTGCCTGTTGGGTTGCCAGTCCGGCTCATCTAAAACGTCTGGATCAAAACTCACCGTGGATCGGTATCGCCGGATTAAGCGTTATTTTCAGTTCGGGCGGCGCCTTGAACGAAGTGGCCAGGCAGCAGATTAATGCCAATAGCGGACAGCAGGTGATTGAAATTTACGGTAGTTCGGAAACTGGTGGCATCGGTTGGCGACAGTTCGAGATGGCCTGGCAGTTGTTTGACGGGTTACGTTTAAGCTGTTTGGATGACTGCTGGCAATTGTCTTCGCCTTATTTACAAATTATCCCTTTTGCAAAGGGCGAAGAAAACGAGCCTTTTCAATTGGATGACCAGATCAGTTTACAAGACGATGGCCTGTTTATCATGCATGGACGGGCGGATCGCATTGTTAAAATAGAAGAAAAGCGCCTGTCTTTATCTGAAATGGAACGGCGCTTGGCTGAAACGCCTTGGGTGGCTGAGGCATTTACCGTCGCCATAACAAAAAGCAGGGATGTGGTCGGTGCAGCGGTGGTATTGACTGAGGCAGGTAGTAACACTCTAAAAATCGAGGGCAGGAATGCTTTAATCAGGCAACTGCGTGCATCGCTTTATCAATGGTTTGATAGCATTGTTTTACCCAGAAAATGGCTGTTTCTGGACAGTATGCCATTGACGACGCAAGGTAAAATTGACCAGTATCTTCTAAATGCGCTGCTGGATACCGATAACCAAAGATTGCCCCAGGTTCAAGGTGTTTGTATAAAGCTCAATACCGTTAAGCTGACACTTAAAGTTCCTGAAGATTTGATTTATTTCCCCAATCATTTTTCAACTTACCCGATTCTTCCCGGCGTAGTTCAGATTGCGTGGGCAGAATATTTCGGCAAATTGTTTTTTGCCATCGACCAGTCGTTTTTAGCGATGGAAGTCATTAAATTTGTCAAAGCCATTCAGCCCGGCAATACCGTTAAATTAACGCTTAACTGGAATATGTCGCCTGATAAACTGCATTTTCAGTTCCGATCAGAAGATGGTATTTATAGTTCAGGGCGACTTGTTTATGCAGCCAAATGCAGAGAACAGCCATGAAACCCTGTATTATTATTCCTGTTTATAATCATGAACACGCCATTGCTCAGGTTATTGCCAAATTAAAACCCTATGGTATTTCTTGTTTTTTGGTTAATGACGGCAGCTCGGTAGCTTGCGCGGAAGTACTGGAAGACTGCGCCAGACAAGAAGCCAGCTGGCTTACCTTGTTAAACCGGAAGGAAAATGGCGGTAAAGGTGCAGCGGTTATGGAAGGCTTTAACGCGGCACAATGTTTAGGATACACGCATGCCATACAAATTGATGCCGATGGCCAGCATAACACCGATGATATTCCACGTTTTCTTGAAGCCGGCAAGCTAAACCCTGATGCGATGATTTTAGGTCAACCTGTTTTTGATAAATCCGTTCCTAAAAACCGGCTGTATGGGCGGTGCATTACCAACTTTTGGATAGCAATCCATACGTTGTCCCTGGCAATAGCCGACGGGATGTGCGGCTTTCGACTGTATCCGCTGGCCGCCGTAGATAAATTAATCAGCACGACGCAGATTGCACAAGGCATGGCTTACGATATCGATATTATCGTACGCCTGTACTGGCAGGGTGTCGATGTTGTCAATATTCCGACTGCGGTATGCTACCCCTCGGATGGTGTGTCACATTTCAGGTTATTGCATGATAATGTCATGATTTCAAAAACCCATACCAAATTATTTTTTGGCATGTTGGTACGTATTCCCAAGCTGCTGCTACGATATTGGCGATGAAAAAACCACCGCATTGGGCGCAAATCGAGGAGACCAGCGTTATTTGGGGTATGCGGTTTCTGTTGAGTATTTATCTGTTATTTGGCCGCAGGGTTCTGCAACTATTTTTATACCCGGTTGTAACTTATTACTGGTTGATTAATCGACCGGCCAGACAGGCCAGTCAAGATTATCTCAACAGACTGGCAATTTTTGCGCCGTCATTAAAACTGAGCGGTAGTTTATTATGGAGTTACCGGCACTTTATCAGTTTTGCCAATGCCATTGTTGACAAATTAGCTGCCTGGTCAGGGGCACTGGCAATTAGTGAAGTCGACTATCACGGGCGTGATGAATTATTTACGGCAATTGGTAAAGGGAGGGGGGCGCTATTACTGGGCTCGCATTTGGGTAATCTTGAGGTCTGTCGAGTGATTGCCGATCTGGATAATGCCATTGGTGTTAATGTGTTGGTACATACTAAACACGCCCAAAAATTTAACCAGTTGTTAAATCAGACCAGCGACAACAGCCGGTTAAATCTGATTCAGGTGACTGAAATTACTGCAGCAACCGCAGTGTTGCTAAGCGACAAAATTGATGCCGGTGAATTAGTCATCATCGCCGCTGACAGAACACCTGTTAGCGGCCAACAACGCGTTACCAAAGTTAGCTTTTTGGGTGCTGATGTGCTGTTTCCACAAGGGCCGATTATTCTGGCTGCGTTATTGAAGTGTCCCGTTTATACCGTGTTCTGTCTAAAACAGCAGGGCAGACATGTCATTTATTTTGATTATTTTAGTGACATATTGACGTTTCCCAGAAAAACGCGCGAGCAGGCCATGCAGCAAGTCATTCAGCAGTATGCGAACTGTTTGCAAACTTACTGTTTAAAAGAACCACTGCAATGGTTTAATTTTTTCAATTTTTGGCGTGTTACGGATGATGAATAACAAAAATACCGTTGTTTTTAACAGTAATTTCTTAACTATAGAAGATATTTGCGATATAGCAGGGCAACAGGCAACTATTGAACTTAGTACACAAGCCGATTTTATTAAACGCATTGATAAAGGGGCGTTATTTATTGATAGCCTGTTAAAAGAACAAGGCTTTGTCTATGGCGTAACTACCGGCTATGGTGACTCTTGTACCGTATCGATTCCATTACATCTGGTTGAAGAATTACCCCGGCATTTATACACTTTCCACGGCTGTGGTCTGGGTAATCATTTTGATGCCCAGCAAACCCGCGCTATTCTGGCCGTACGTTTAACTAGTTTGGCACGCGGCTTTTCAGGTGTCCGCTATCAATTATTGCAGCAATTGACGACTTTATTAACGCAGGATATTCTGCCGTTGATGCCACAAGAGGGGTCGGTAGGAGCGAGTGGCGATTTAACGCCGTTGTCTTATTTGGCGGCAGTGCTGGCTGGCGAACGCGATGTGCTGTATCAAGGTGAGCAGCAGTCGACGGATACGGTTTTTGCGCGGTTAAACATTCAACCGCTGACTCTTAAGCCCAAGGAAGGCCTGGCCATTATGAACGGTACGGCGGCTATGACCGGCATTGCCTGTCTTGCCTACCAACGCGCCGAATACTTGTCGCAGCTCAGTACCCGTATCACCAGTCTGGCTTCAATAGCGTTAAATGGTAACGCCTACCATTTTGATGAAAAGCTGTTTTCGGTTAAACCCCATCCGGGCCAAAACCGGGTTGCTGAACGTATCCGTGCCGATTTGCAGGTCACCGAAAGTGCGCCGCGTAACGATACCCGCTTACAGGATCGTTACTCGCTACGCTGCGCTCCGCATGTTATTGGCGTCCTGGAAGATTCTTTGCCGTGGCTGCGGCAGTTTATTGAAAACGAACTGAATAGCGCCAATGACAATCCCATTATCGATGCAGAAGCAGAACACGTTTTGCATGGCGGGCATTTTTACGGTGGTCATATTGCCTTTGCGATGGATAGCCTGAAAACAGCGGTCGCCAATCTGGCCGATTTAATGGACAGGCAAATGGCGCAATTAATGGATACCAAATTCAACCACGGCCTGCCTGCCAATTTATCCGGTGCCGATGCCGAACAGGCGATGATTAATCACGGTTTTAAAGCCGTGCAAATTGCCGTGTCAGCCTGGACGGCTGAAGCGCTTAAATTAACCATGCCGGCGAGTGTATTTTCCCGTTCCACTGAATGTCATAATCAAGACAAGGTTAGCATGGGTACGATTGCAGCAAGGGATTGCATACGCATACTGGAGTTAACCGAACAGGTGGCTGCGGCGGTATTGTTCGCGGCGGTACAAGGGGTGGAATTGCGCGGCAACCTTGAGACGTTAAGTCCGGCTGTCCAAAATACCGTTAAGTTTGTACGCCGGTTTAGTCTATTCTTAAGTGTTGATAGGGCATTGGAACAAGAGCTACGCCAGTGTCTGGTGTTAATTCGTGAAAAACGCTGGGATTTATATGATTAAAAGTTTGCATCAAACGTCAGTTGATTTACTTGTCCCTTTTCATGATATTGATATCATGGAAGTGGTATGGCATGGTCATTACGTAAAATATTTTGAAATTGCACGCTGTGCTTTGCTGGAGAAAATACATTACAACTATCCGCAAATGCTTGACTCAGGTTACTCCTGGCCGGTTATTGATTTAAATGTGCGTTATATAAAACCATCGGTGTTCGGGCAAGTCATTACCGTACAGGCCAATATTGTAGAGTGGGAAAATCGCTTGAAAATCAATTACCTGATTACTGATAAGCTGACAGGATCAAGACTCACCAAGGGCTACAGCATTCAAGTCGCGATTGATAGCCAGACCAAAGAAATGTGTTTTGAATCACCCAAGGTTTTATTTGAAAAGTTGGGTGTGTTGGTTTCTTGAATCCATTATATAGAGCCACAACCTGATTAAATGACATAATAAGCGTGTGTCCTAAAGGCTGCTTGATTGGTGAGCAGTCCTGTATTACTTAATCACTGAAAGCCTCTTTATACATACAAATGTTGGGGTTCGTAGCTCACGCCAACTTGTTAAAACTAATATATTGTGATTTTTCTAAAAGTCTTACTACTTTTTTTACTCTCGTTCAATCAAAGCTATGCCGACGATGTGTTAGCTCAAATCACCGCGCGCTTGGTAAAAACGTCCATAACCCAAGGTAGTTTTCAACAGGAAAAACGCTTAAAAGTTTTACGCAAACCGTTAATTTCTACAGGCACATTTACTTATCATCAAAGCAAAGGGGTGATCTGGAAAACGCTTACGCCTATTCCGTCTTTATTGCTGATTAATGAATCGCATCTGTTGACAGGGCAGGGTGAGCAAGCCGTACCGGCGGCTTTTGGCAAGGTGTTTAAAGCCATGCTGGGCGGGGATTTAAAGCAATTGACCGAGGGTTTTTTAATCGCCGGAGAGAATAGAAAGCCCTCCTGGCAATTACAACTCAAACCTAAAGATGAATTTTTGCAGAAAATAATCAGCACTATTTTACTGACCGGCGACACCGAGTTGCGGGCATTGGAAATACAGGAAGTCACTGGTAATCTGACACGGATTAGTTTTACTCAAGTGACTCATCCTGCAAACATACTTCCTGAACAAGAAACCGATTTTGAACGTTTATCACCCTAAAGTAACTGCATGGCTTTGGTTGCTGGGTATGCTGTTTATCGGTTTTCTCGGCAGTCAATCGTTGACCAAAGACTGGCTGGAAACAGGTTTTTTGGCATTATTGCCGGTTACCGAACAAAAGCCCGAAATCGCCAAGGCTGTCCGGCAACATAATGAACAACTCAACCGAAAAGTCATCTGGCTGACTGGTGCCTTAACGTCTAAGGATGCCATTGCCCATGCGCAGCAGCTTAAACAGCAGTTGCAACAGAGCGGTCTGTTTGGCGAGCTGATGCTGGAGTTGCCACAGCAGACCATGGTTAAACAGTATCAGCAGTTATTTTCCTACCGTTATCAGTTGCTGGATGCACAGACACGGCTCACGCTGGATAATAACCCCAAGGACTTGCTGGCCCAAAATCTGGAAACGCTTTATAGCCCGATTGGCCAGATGACGGCGGCTGATCTTGAGCATGATCCGTTGCTATTATTCAGCCGTTATTTTAATGCGCAAAATCCGCTCAAACTGACAGTAGAGCAGGGCATTGTTATTCTGCATGACGCTGACCAATTTTGGGCCTTACTGCTGACCGACCTTGAAGACCAATATTTACAGTTGGACAAGTTGGAAACCTTGCTGGCGTTAGTGAATAGTTCAACCGCGCAAACGCAGGCGGCAGGCGGTGACTTAATGGTGACCGGGATGCCGTTGTTTACTGCTCAGGGATCGGATTCTGCGAGGCAGGAAATTTCAACGGTAGGTTTGGGTTCCAGTGCGGGAATTGTTGTTTTGCTGCTGCTGACTTTTCGAAGCTTACGGCCTTTGTTGTTGTCGTTTCTGGCTATAGGCAGCGGCCTGTTTGCAGCCCTTGTCGTGAGCGTACTGTTTTTTGGCAAGATACATATTATTACCCTGGTTTTTGGTGCCAGTTTAATCGGCGTTGCTGATGATTATGCCATCCATTTTGTCTGTGACAGTTTCGGAGCCAAAAATTGGTTACCACGCCAGGGATTACGTTATATTTTTCCGGGGCTGGTCATTGGATTATTAACCAATCTATTAAGTTATGCGGGTTTGGTGGTTTCACCGTTTCCGGGTTTACAGGAAGTGGCTTTGTTTTCGGCCGTTGGTCTGTTAGTCGCCTGGCTTACCGTGGTTTTGCTGTTTCCCTTATTACTGACCGGATTTAAACCTGATCATCAGCCGCTTATTTTGGTTTGTGCCAACTACTGGCAACAGCATTGGCCGGTTTGGTTGTTAAAAAACAGGCACTGGCTAATACCGTTTTTGCTGGTTTTTATTGCTGGTGGGCTATGGCAACTAACACCGCGCGATGACGTACGGTTGTTGCAATCAGCTCCGGCTGAATTACTAAAAACTGCCGATAAGATTAAGCAATTATTGCCGGTGAGCCAGGAAAATCAGTTTTTTCTGGTATCGGGCCACGATATCAATGACTGGCATCAACATGAACAGCAACTCCTTGAGCGTCTTAACCTGTTAACCCAACAGCATAAGCTAATGGCTTACCAAGGCCTAAGTGGTTACTGGCCTGATGAGGCTAATCAGCAGACAAATTACCGGTTACTGGACAAAATCCTGTATCAATCGGGCTTACTGAAGCAATATATGATGGAGCTGGGATTTAGTGGCCAAGCCATTAACACCGAACTAAAACAGTTTAGTGAGGCAAAAAACAGGTCGATTTCCTTACCTGAATGGTTGGTGACTGCCGATGAAACAAAACAGCAATTATGGCTGGGTTGTGATGTAGAGCGGTGCTTAAGCCGGGTTGTCTTAACCGGAATAACCGATTTGCCGTCATTAGCTGCCCTGCAAAGCCTGCAAGGTGTTGCCTGGGTTGATCAGGTCGAGCAATTATCTTCCTTGTTTGCCCGTTATCGGCTCAGTGTCAGTTTGCTGTTAATTGTAGCTTATCTGTTGGTTTTTAGCGGCCTGGGGTTAAAGTTTGGCTGGCACAATGCGTTGAAGATAACCGCCATTCCTGTCGTTGCGGCACTGGTTTCATTAGCCATGATGGGCTGGTTTGATCAATTGTTTAGTTTGTTTAATTTATTTGCGCTGTTGCTGGTGTTGGGAATTGGGGTTGATGATGCTATTTTCTTTTTTATGGCAGACAGTTCAGCCGCATTGTCCAATGAGACGGTCCACGATCGGCGTGCCAGTACATCATTGGCGGTTACCTTATCGGCATTAACGACATTACTGGCTTTTGGCTTGCTGGCGGTAAGTTCTACCGAGATTGTTCATGCCTTTGGTTTTACCGTTGCGACCGGTATTTTAACGGCACTGGTATTGTCGCCTTTGGTTGGACATCGAACCCAGGGCTCTTGGGAGATAAAGCCGTCATAGCGGCGATGATAAATATCAGGCCATGTGACTTTGCAGTAATGATAAGACCAGTTGGCCTACTTAATGACAAATTATCTTACCCGATTAGTTACCTTACCAGATGACCTTTAATTCAACCCGTATCTGTTTCCTCATCGCCATCAGCATTATTGGCTTGCTCCACCATTTTTTCGTAGTCAGTTTATGGTGGCTTGTATTGCCATGCCTGGTTTATTCGGCTTTAATTATTTATGGTTCGTCTGTCATCCAGGCGAACTTTTACGCCCCGGTTTATTGTTATGGCGAGTCGTTAGAAAAAGAAATTGTCCTGTCGTTTGACGATGGTCCAAACTCCGAATATACGCCGCAGGTGCTGGCAATCTTGGCGGAGTACAACGCTAAGGCGACTTTTTTTGTTATCGGAAAAAATATTCCGGGTAACGAAAGCCTTTTGCAACAAATAGATGCCGCCGGACACAGTATTGGCAATCACAGCTACACACATTCTTTTTTTGTCGATTTTAAACGTGTGCAAGGCTTTAAGGATGAACTTAATCAGACCGCAGAAAGTGTTTTCAAGGTCACCGGCAAACGCCTGAAATTATTCCGGCCGCCCTACGGTGTCACCACTCCCAGTCTTGCCAAGGCCTCAATGCTGTTAAACTACAGTATTATCGGCTGGTCGATTCGCTCGTTGGATACTACAGCCGATAGCGAACAAGTTATAACCCGACGCGTACAATCACAAATAAAACCGGGAGCCATCATTTTATTTCATGACGCGTCGGATAAAACCATTCAGGTATTAAAGCAGATGCTTGATTTTGCGAAAGCAAATGGTTATAAAATTGTTGGTATTGAGCAGCTTTTAAAGATTAAAGTCTATGAATAACTGAACCAAGTGGGTAATGACAGGTATTGAGTACCCACTTGGTTCAGCAATCACTCTCAACTAATTGTAAGATTTTTAATCTTCATGGCTGCCATGAAACCATTTTAGCTTGTCATGGAGCGTCACTACCGTACCAATAATAATCAAGGTGGGCGGTTTAATATCCAGACTGGCAATGGTCGCCGGTAAGGTTTCCAAAGTACCGGTAATAACGCGCTGATTAACGGTAGTGCCTTGTTGAATCAGGGCAACAGGTAAATCTTTAGGGCTGCCGTGGGCAATTAAAGACGCGCATATTTTTTCCAGTCCGACCAGACCCATGTAAATAACGATGGTTTGATTGGGTGCTGCCAGTTGTGTCCAGTTTAAATTAATCGAATTATCTTTCAGGTGGCCGGTAACAAAAGTACAAGACTGTGCGTGATCTCTGTGCGTCAACGGAATACCGGCATAAGTGGCGCAACCTGACGCGGCAGTTATGCCGGGCACCACTTGAAAGCTGATGCCTTGTTCCATTAAGGTTTCAATTTCTTCACCGCCGCGACCAAAAATAAAAGGATCACCGCCTTTTAACCGCACCACGCGTTTGCCTGCCTTGGCCAAATCTGCAAGTAGAATATTGATGGATTCCTGGGGCAGGGTGTGTTTATCCCTTTGCTTGCCAACGTAAATTTTTTCTGAATCGCGGCGTGCCAAATCGATAATTTCCGGTGAAACCAGATGGTCATAAACAATGACATCGGCCTGCTGCATCAAGCGTAAGGCGCGAAATGTCAACAAGTCGGGCGCACCCGGGCCTGCGCCTATCAGGTAGACTTCACCTTGGGTAACGGTGTCGGCTTGTTTGATGATGGCTTGTTTTAATTGTTGTTCTGCTGCTTTTTCATTGCCGGCAAAAACCAATTCAGCAACTGAACCCTGAAAGATGTTTTCCCAGAAAATTCGCCGTTGTGCCGGATCTTTAAAGTGTTTTTTAACATCGTCTCTATAGCTTTCCGCAAGTTGTGCCAGTCGTCCATAAGCGGGCGGGATGATGGTTTCAATCTTGGCCCTGAGCAAGCGCGCTAAAACCGGCGCAGCACCGCCAGAAGAGACAGCAGCAACGATGGGTGAGCGGTCAATAATAGCCGGAAAAATAAAACTGCATAACGCGGGATTATCAACGACATTAACCAGAATATTTTGTGCCTCAGCGGCGTCGGCAACCAATTGATTGGTTTCTTTGCTATCGGTAGCTGATACCACCAGTCTAAAGCCACACAAATCAGTGGGAGCAAAGGGTTTTTGTTGTATTTGTAAACGACAAGGCCCTTCAAGGCTTGAGACATGGTGGCTTATTTCATTGGCGATTACCGTTATTTTTGCGCCGGCACGGGCTAATAGTTCGATTTTGCGGGCCGCGATTTCTCCCGCTCCGATAACCAGGCAATGC
Above is a window of Methylobacter sp. S3L5C DNA encoding:
- a CDS encoding AMP-binding protein, which gives rise to MSNENIALSDCVLIRRDFTTPIAFHAGRYYHADDFYAAVKYWVRQLQAQPFQRYALFTEDAYPFSVLLFALFHAGKQVWIAGNNRPGTAQQLQQHDCRLIGDWNKGKLFDYYLTATDALALSLSPLNLEETQLVIFTSGSTGQPKPIEKHLIQFQLEITALEKQWGKLLGSAEILATVSHQHIYGLLFRILWPLSTGRCFHSPIYINPETLVNAIQTGAACWVASPAHLKRLDQNSPWIGIAGLSVIFSSGGALNEVARQQINANSGQQVIEIYGSSETGGIGWRQFEMAWQLFDGLRLSCLDDCWQLSSPYLQIIPFAKGEENEPFQLDDQISLQDDGLFIMHGRADRIVKIEEKRLSLSEMERRLAETPWVAEAFTVAITKSRDVVGAAVVLTEAGSNTLKIEGRNALIRQLRASLYQWFDSIVLPRKWLFLDSMPLTTQGKIDQYLLNALLDTDNQRLPQVQGVCIKLNTVKLTLKVPEDLIYFPNHFSTYPILPGVVQIAWAEYFGKLFFAIDQSFLAMEVIKFVKAIQPGNTVKLTLNWNMSPDKLHFQFRSEDGIYSSGRLVYAAKCREQP
- a CDS encoding glycosyltransferase family 2 protein yields the protein MKPCIIIPVYNHEHAIAQVIAKLKPYGISCFLVNDGSSVACAEVLEDCARQEASWLTLLNRKENGGKGAAVMEGFNAAQCLGYTHAIQIDADGQHNTDDIPRFLEAGKLNPDAMILGQPVFDKSVPKNRLYGRCITNFWIAIHTLSLAIADGMCGFRLYPLAAVDKLISTTQIAQGMAYDIDIIVRLYWQGVDVVNIPTAVCYPSDGVSHFRLLHDNVMISKTHTKLFFGMLVRIPKLLLRYWR
- the hutH gene encoding histidine ammonia-lyase codes for the protein MMNNKNTVVFNSNFLTIEDICDIAGQQATIELSTQADFIKRIDKGALFIDSLLKEQGFVYGVTTGYGDSCTVSIPLHLVEELPRHLYTFHGCGLGNHFDAQQTRAILAVRLTSLARGFSGVRYQLLQQLTTLLTQDILPLMPQEGSVGASGDLTPLSYLAAVLAGERDVLYQGEQQSTDTVFARLNIQPLTLKPKEGLAIMNGTAAMTGIACLAYQRAEYLSQLSTRITSLASIALNGNAYHFDEKLFSVKPHPGQNRVAERIRADLQVTESAPRNDTRLQDRYSLRCAPHVIGVLEDSLPWLRQFIENELNSANDNPIIDAEAEHVLHGGHFYGGHIAFAMDSLKTAVANLADLMDRQMAQLMDTKFNHGLPANLSGADAEQAMINHGFKAVQIAVSAWTAEALKLTMPASVFSRSTECHNQDKVSMGTIAARDCIRILELTEQVAAAVLFAAVQGVELRGNLETLSPAVQNTVKFVRRFSLFLSVDRALEQELRQCLVLIREKRWDLYD
- a CDS encoding thioesterase family protein — its product is MIKSLHQTSVDLLVPFHDIDIMEVVWHGHYVKYFEIARCALLEKIHYNYPQMLDSGYSWPVIDLNVRYIKPSVFGQVITVQANIVEWENRLKINYLITDKLTGSRLTKGYSIQVAIDSQTKEMCFESPKVLFEKLGVLVS
- a CDS encoding outer membrane lipoprotein carrier protein LolA, with the translated sequence MLAQITARLVKTSITQGSFQQEKRLKVLRKPLISTGTFTYHQSKGVIWKTLTPIPSLLLINESHLLTGQGEQAVPAAFGKVFKAMLGGDLKQLTEGFLIAGENRKPSWQLQLKPKDEFLQKIISTILLTGDTELRALEIQEVTGNLTRISFTQVTHPANILPEQETDFERLSP
- a CDS encoding MMPL family transporter; translated protein: MNVYHPKVTAWLWLLGMLFIGFLGSQSLTKDWLETGFLALLPVTEQKPEIAKAVRQHNEQLNRKVIWLTGALTSKDAIAHAQQLKQQLQQSGLFGELMLELPQQTMVKQYQQLFSYRYQLLDAQTRLTLDNNPKDLLAQNLETLYSPIGQMTAADLEHDPLLLFSRYFNAQNPLKLTVEQGIVILHDADQFWALLLTDLEDQYLQLDKLETLLALVNSSTAQTQAAGGDLMVTGMPLFTAQGSDSARQEISTVGLGSSAGIVVLLLLTFRSLRPLLLSFLAIGSGLFAALVVSVLFFGKIHIITLVFGASLIGVADDYAIHFVCDSFGAKNWLPRQGLRYIFPGLVIGLLTNLLSYAGLVVSPFPGLQEVALFSAVGLLVAWLTVVLLFPLLLTGFKPDHQPLILVCANYWQQHWPVWLLKNRHWLIPFLLVFIAGGLWQLTPRDDVRLLQSAPAELLKTADKIKQLLPVSQENQFFLVSGHDINDWHQHEQQLLERLNLLTQQHKLMAYQGLSGYWPDEANQQTNYRLLDKILYQSGLLKQYMMELGFSGQAINTELKQFSEAKNRSISLPEWLVTADETKQQLWLGCDVERCLSRVVLTGITDLPSLAALQSLQGVAWVDQVEQLSSLFARYRLSVSLLLIVAYLLVFSGLGLKFGWHNALKITAIPVVAALVSLAMMGWFDQLFSLFNLFALLLVLGIGVDDAIFFFMADSSAALSNETVHDRRASTSLAVTLSALTTLLAFGLLAVSSTEIVHAFGFTVATGILTALVLSPLVGHRTQGSWEIKPS
- a CDS encoding polysaccharide deacetylase family protein: MTFNSTRICFLIAISIIGLLHHFFVVSLWWLVLPCLVYSALIIYGSSVIQANFYAPVYCYGESLEKEIVLSFDDGPNSEYTPQVLAILAEYNAKATFFVIGKNIPGNESLLQQIDAAGHSIGNHSYTHSFFVDFKRVQGFKDELNQTAESVFKVTGKRLKLFRPPYGVTTPSLAKASMLLNYSIIGWSIRSLDTTADSEQVITRRVQSQIKPGAIILFHDASDKTIQVLKQMLDFAKANGYKIVGIEQLLKIKVYE
- the cysG gene encoding siroheme synthase CysG, coding for MDYFPVFVKLKDKHCLVIGAGEIAARKIELLARAGAKITVIANEISHHVSSLEGPCRLQIQQKPFAPTDLCGFRLVVSATDSKETNQLVADAAEAQNILVNVVDNPALCSFIFPAIIDRSPIVAAVSSGGAAPVLARLLRAKIETIIPPAYGRLAQLAESYRDDVKKHFKDPAQRRIFWENIFQGSVAELVFAGNEKAAEQQLKQAIIKQADTVTQGEVYLIGAGPGAPDLLTFRALRLMQQADVIVYDHLVSPEIIDLARRDSEKIYVGKQRDKHTLPQESINILLADLAKAGKRVVRLKGGDPFIFGRGGEEIETLMEQGISFQVVPGITAASGCATYAGIPLTHRDHAQSCTFVTGHLKDNSINLNWTQLAAPNQTIVIYMGLVGLEKICASLIAHGSPKDLPVALIQQGTTVNQRVITGTLETLPATIASLDIKPPTLIIIGTVVTLHDKLKWFHGSHED